One window from the genome of Echinicola vietnamensis DSM 17526 encodes:
- the ccsA gene encoding cytochrome c biogenesis protein CcsA, whose protein sequence is MINTFIGNLGHFMVILAFVSAIITAWSYYQYTIVPETEKASWRKFSRAFFYIHAVSAVSIGVILFNIIYNHRFEYFYAYSHSSEALPVHYMISSFWEGQEGSFILWIFWDVLLGLFLIHTNKSWEGPVMVVFSLVQAFLVSMILGVVIGDLKIGSSPFILLRDVANAPIFQMNPDFVPEDGTGLNPLLQNIWMVIHPPTLFLGYASTLVPFAYLMAGLWTGRYKEWIRPALPWTIFSASILGMGIIMGAYWAYVTLNFGGYWNWDPVENASYVPWLIIVASIHTMITFKKSSTALKTSIVLVITQFILVLYATFLVRSGVLGDTSVHSFTDLGLSGQLLIYLFFFMFVAIFFSVRAWKHIPSSDREASVYSREFWIFIGATTLGLMAFQVILPTSIPVYNAIIEAFGGISNVAPPADQVEFYTKFQLWFGVVVALLTAVGQFFWWKKMDKAALKSALVTPYIISLLLAALIISVAQVWNITYMIIVMAGTFTIVANATILAKLLRKSTFKLAGGSLAHIGIGMMLIGIMFSSGYSDTVSINMSGLTYKRDWEDELNKENVLLWINQPLQMKDYEVIYRGRNKKLEGVPGYVSVNKLEMTGEQNKAIALEDIEVDGKQYHKKGDEVDIVLEENSYFEIEYYQDQQLQFTLFPMSQPNPTMGLISSPDSKHYLTKDLYTHISAINNYDEPEWGEDKVYEATPGEQFHLGDYVTTFEGGEVVESVEGVELKEGDVAVKANLVVQDHDKQIHLDPVFLIRGNQVGRIPVINHDLGIKVLVDNISPESNKFVFKVNSYQKDYVVMKALVKPYINVLWMGTIIMLMGFGVAIYRRYDEFVKMRDKGLE, encoded by the coding sequence ATGATTAATACCTTTATTGGTAATTTGGGCCATTTCATGGTGATCTTGGCTTTTGTAAGTGCGATCATCACCGCTTGGTCTTATTACCAATACACGATTGTGCCCGAAACGGAAAAAGCCTCCTGGAGAAAATTCAGTAGGGCTTTCTTTTATATCCATGCCGTATCTGCCGTGTCCATCGGCGTGATCCTTTTTAACATCATTTATAATCACCGTTTCGAATATTTCTACGCCTATTCACACTCCTCTGAAGCACTTCCGGTACACTATATGATATCCAGTTTCTGGGAAGGCCAAGAGGGGAGTTTTATCCTCTGGATATTTTGGGATGTCTTGCTGGGACTGTTCCTGATCCATACCAATAAATCTTGGGAAGGGCCTGTCATGGTGGTGTTTTCACTGGTACAGGCTTTTTTGGTGTCCATGATCCTTGGAGTGGTGATCGGGGACTTAAAAATAGGGAGCTCACCGTTTATCCTTTTGAGGGATGTGGCCAATGCTCCCATTTTTCAAATGAACCCTGATTTCGTGCCTGAAGATGGTACGGGACTAAATCCGCTCTTGCAAAACATATGGATGGTGATCCATCCACCGACCCTTTTCTTGGGGTATGCCTCTACCCTGGTGCCGTTTGCTTATCTGATGGCGGGACTATGGACAGGTAGGTACAAAGAGTGGATCAGGCCGGCACTTCCCTGGACGATTTTCTCCGCATCCATCTTGGGCATGGGGATTATCATGGGGGCTTATTGGGCCTATGTGACCCTGAATTTTGGAGGGTATTGGAACTGGGATCCGGTAGAAAACGCTTCCTATGTGCCTTGGTTGATCATTGTGGCCTCGATCCATACGATGATTACCTTTAAGAAAAGTAGCACAGCACTGAAGACTTCCATCGTCTTGGTGATCACACAGTTTATCCTAGTACTTTATGCTACGTTCCTGGTAAGAAGTGGGGTGCTTGGGGATACATCAGTGCATTCCTTTACGGATTTGGGCTTGTCGGGTCAGTTGCTGATTTATCTTTTCTTTTTCATGTTTGTGGCCATTTTCTTTTCCGTGAGGGCGTGGAAGCATATTCCAAGCTCCGATCGGGAAGCATCCGTTTATTCCAGGGAGTTTTGGATCTTTATTGGTGCGACGACATTGGGATTGATGGCCTTTCAGGTCATCTTGCCAACATCCATACCGGTTTATAATGCTATCATAGAGGCTTTTGGAGGCATCTCCAATGTGGCTCCCCCGGCAGATCAAGTGGAATTTTATACTAAATTCCAGCTGTGGTTTGGCGTAGTGGTGGCCTTGCTTACGGCCGTAGGCCAATTCTTCTGGTGGAAAAAAATGGATAAGGCGGCTCTCAAAAGTGCTTTGGTAACGCCCTATATCATATCCCTGCTTTTGGCGGCGCTCATTATAAGTGTGGCCCAAGTATGGAACATAACCTACATGATCATCGTCATGGCAGGCACCTTTACCATCGTGGCCAATGCCACCATCCTCGCTAAATTGCTGCGAAAATCCACATTTAAGCTGGCAGGGGGATCTTTGGCGCATATTGGGATAGGAATGATGCTCATTGGGATCATGTTTTCTTCAGGCTATTCGGATACAGTCAGTATTAACATGTCCGGATTGACCTATAAGCGGGATTGGGAAGATGAGCTGAACAAGGAAAATGTCCTGCTATGGATCAATCAGCCCTTACAGATGAAGGATTATGAGGTCATTTATCGTGGTAGGAACAAAAAACTGGAAGGCGTGCCCGGTTATGTCAGCGTCAACAAATTGGAGATGACCGGCGAGCAAAACAAAGCCATTGCCCTGGAAGATATCGAGGTGGACGGTAAGCAGTATCACAAAAAGGGGGATGAAGTGGACATCGTTTTGGAGGAAAACAGCTATTTTGAGATTGAATATTACCAAGACCAGCAGCTTCAGTTTACCCTGTTTCCAATGTCCCAGCCCAATCCTACTATGGGGCTAATTTCTTCTCCAGATTCCAAACACTACCTGACCAAGGATTTGTATACCCACATTTCTGCGATCAACAATTACGATGAGCCTGAATGGGGCGAGGACAAGGTGTATGAAGCCACCCCAGGGGAGCAATTCCATTTGGGAGACTATGTCACGACCTTTGAAGGAGGAGAAGTGGTGGAAAGCGTGGAAGGAGTAGAGCTGAAAGAAGGAGATGTGGCGGTGAAAGCCAACTTGGTCGTCCAGGATCATGATAAGCAAATTCATTTGGATCCGGTATTTCTCATTAGAGGCAATCAAGTGGGTAGAATTCCGGTCATCAACCATGACTTGGGTATTAAAGTACTCGTGGATAATATTAGCCCCGAGTCCAATAAGTTTGTGTTTAAGGTAAACAGCTACCAAAAAGACTACGTCGTGATGAAGGCCCTCGTAAAACCGTATATTAACGTGTTATGGATGGGGACGATCATCATGCTGATGGGATTTGGGGTCGCCATTTACAGACGCTACGACGAATTCGTAAAGATGAGGGACAAGGGCCTCGAATAA
- a CDS encoding cytochrome c maturation protein CcmE, whose protein sequence is MKKGHIIGLGIIAVAIVIIITSIGDASSYESFSTAKEMAMNGDDDPIHVVGQLKKDSRGSVTGLEISEDKTSFTFSMIDNDGTEQQVYYNEPVPADFTRSEQVVVIGAYKNDQVFVADKILMKCPSKYQDNEFREVASSKK, encoded by the coding sequence ATGAAAAAAGGACATATCATAGGGCTTGGAATTATTGCGGTGGCCATCGTCATTATCATTACATCCATTGGTGATGCCAGCTCGTACGAAAGTTTCTCCACGGCCAAGGAAATGGCCATGAACGGCGATGACGATCCCATCCATGTGGTAGGACAGCTGAAAAAGGACAGCCGTGGCAGCGTAACAGGCCTCGAAATCAGTGAGGATAAAACCTCGTTCACATTTTCGATGATCGATAACGATGGTACGGAGCAACAAGTGTATTATAATGAGCCGGTGCCGGCTGATTTTACCCGTTCTGAACAGGTCGTGGTCATCGGTGCCTATAAAAATGATCAGGTGTTTGTAGCTGACAAAATCCTGATGAAATGCCCTTCAAAATACCAAGACAACGAATTTAGGGAAGTCGCATCTTCCAAAAAATAA
- a CDS encoding CcmD family protein has product MQKWLVVFLLFISLQVMAQEKMEINTEDYDNYSVEMADEMRSNGKIYVLVGVIGIVMGGILVYLIGTDKKLSRLEKEFRN; this is encoded by the coding sequence ATGCAAAAGTGGCTAGTGGTTTTTCTGCTGTTTATCAGCCTACAGGTGATGGCACAGGAAAAAATGGAAATCAATACCGAAGATTACGATAACTATAGCGTGGAGATGGCCGATGAAATGCGGTCCAATGGAAAAATCTATGTATTAGTAGGCGTAATTGGAATTGTTATGGGTGGAATTTTGGTTTACCTAATAGGTACAGACAAAAAACTGTCCAGACTCGAAAAAGAATTTAGAAACTGA
- the ccsA gene encoding cytochrome c biogenesis protein CcsA has translation MRANWWKVLAVILLAYTIIAGLLFEAPRLPILNETIRALHFHVTMWFGMIIMLVVAVVYSVKYLRSGNLRDDDIAIEFTNAAILFGVLGIVTGMLWAKFTWGDYWSGDPKQNAAAIGLLIYFAYLILRNSLVDVHQRARIGAVYNIFAFAAFIPLIFVLPRLTDSLHPGNGGNPGFNAYDLDSKLRMVFYPAIIAWTLLGVWLASLRIRAKRLERILEDKLINQ, from the coding sequence ATGCGAGCAAATTGGTGGAAAGTATTGGCGGTCATTCTCTTAGCGTATACGATCATCGCCGGCCTTCTCTTTGAAGCACCTAGATTACCCATTCTAAACGAAACCATCCGGGCCCTTCACTTTCATGTGACCATGTGGTTTGGCATGATCATCATGCTGGTGGTAGCGGTGGTCTATAGTGTGAAATACTTGAGATCCGGTAATCTTCGGGATGATGACATTGCCATTGAATTTACCAATGCCGCCATCCTCTTTGGTGTGCTGGGAATTGTGACAGGCATGCTTTGGGCGAAGTTTACGTGGGGAGACTATTGGAGTGGTGATCCTAAGCAAAATGCAGCGGCGATCGGTTTGCTCATATATTTTGCCTATCTGATCCTTAGAAACTCCCTTGTGGATGTTCATCAGCGTGCCCGGATTGGGGCTGTGTATAATATTTTTGCTTTTGCCGCATTTATCCCGTTGATTTTTGTTTTGCCGCGGCTTACGGACAGCCTTCATCCTGGAAATGGTGGAAACCCGGGCTTCAATGCCTATGACCTGGACAGTAAACTTAGGATGGTCTTTTATCCGGCCATTATCGCTTGGACCTTATTGGGCGTTTGGCTGGCAAGCCTGCGCATCAGGGCCAAACGACTCGAACGAATATTAGAAGACAAACTTATCAATCAATAG